Genomic DNA from Thermus amyloliquefaciens:
AGGGGGCCAAGCTCATCACCAGCTCCTGGGCCCGCTTCCCCGCCAACGTGATGCCGGGGAAGGCCAAGGTGGGGGGGAACTATGTGAACAGCGCCTTGGCCAAGATGGAGGCGGTGGCGGCGGGGGCGGATGAGGCCCTTCTCCTGGACGAGGAGGGGTATGTGGCCGAGGGCAGTGGGGAAAACCTCTTCTTCGTGCGGGATGGGGTGATCTACGCCCTGGAGCACTCGGTGAACCTCGAGGGCATCACCCGGGATTCGGTGATCCGGATCGCCAAGGACCTGGGCTACGAGGTCCAGGTGGTGCGGGCCACCCGGGACCAGCTTTACATGGCGGACGAGGTCTTCATGACCGGCACCGCGGCCGAGGTGACCCCGGTTTCCTTCATAGACTGGCGGCCCATCGGCCAGGGCACCGCCGGGCCCATCACCCTAAGGATCCGGGAGGTCTACCTGGAGGCCGCCAAGGGCCTAAGGCCCGAGTACGAGGGCTGGCTGACCTACGTCACTTCCTGAGCCAGTCCTCCAGCACCTTCCGGTAGAGCTCGGGGTCCAGGCGGGGCCTGTCGTAAAGCCCCGCCTTTAGCCTCTGCCTTTGGGCCTCAAAGAGGATCACCGCCGCCGCCACGGAAACGTTCAGGCTTTGCACCATGCCCAGCATGGGGATCTTTATGGTCCCATGGGCTAGGGCCAGGGCCTCCTCGGAAACCCCCCACTTCTCCGCCCCTAGGAGGATGGCGGTGGGCCTGGTGTAGTCCACCTCCCGGAAGTCCAGGGCGTCTTCCCTTAAGGCGGTGGCGTAGACTTGGAAGCCCCGCTCCTTCAGGTGGGCGATGGCCCCCCGGACATCCGGGTGCACCCGCAGGTAGACCCATTTGTGGCTTCCCCCGCTGGTCTCGTTGAAGGTGGGCACGCCTCCCGTGGGGTTCACCGCGTGGGCCTCGAGGACCCCCACCGCGTCGCAGCTCCTGAGGATGGCGGAGAGGTTGTGGGGCTTGTGCACGTTCTCCAGGAGGACGGTGAGGTCGGGTTGGCGCCGGCTCAGGACCTCCTCGATGCGGCGTCTACGGGCTTCCGTCACGGTTT
This window encodes:
- a CDS encoding branched-chain amino acid transaminase encodes the protein MTKPEAKGGDVHIKAGLIWMNGKLVPQEEAKTSVLSHALHYGTSVFEGIRAYETPKGPAVFRLKEHVRRFFNSAKVLRMEIPFTPEEVEEAILEVVRKNGYKSCYIRPLAWMGAKALGVNPLPNNPAEVMVAAWEWGAYLGEEAVRKGAKLITSSWARFPANVMPGKAKVGGNYVNSALAKMEAVAAGADEALLLDEEGYVAEGSGENLFFVRDGVIYALEHSVNLEGITRDSVIRIAKDLGYEVQVVRATRDQLYMADEVFMTGTAAEVTPVSFIDWRPIGQGTAGPITLRIREVYLEAAKGLRPEYEGWLTYVTS
- the trmH gene encoding tRNA (guanosine(18)-2'-O)-methyltransferase TrmH, coding for MTEARRRRIEEVLSRRQPDLTVLLENVHKPHNLSAILRSCDAVGVLEAHAVNPTGGVPTFNETSGGSHKWVYLRVHPDVRGAIAHLKERGFQVYATALREDALDFREVDYTRPTAILLGAEKWGVSEEALALAHGTIKIPMLGMVQSLNVSVAAAVILFEAQRQRLKAGLYDRPRLDPELYRKVLEDWLRK